Proteins encoded within one genomic window of Dyadobacter chenhuakuii:
- a CDS encoding cold-shock protein: MNQGTVKFFNDSKGYGFIKDTETGQDYFVHISGLVDEVRENDDVTFDLQEGRKGLNAINVKLA; this comes from the coding sequence ATGAATCAAGGAACAGTAAAATTCTTTAATGACTCAAAAGGTTACGGGTTTATTAAAGACACAGAAACAGGACAGGACTATTTTGTACACATCTCCGGTCTTGTGGACGAAGTTCGCGAAAATGACGACGTTACTTTTGATCTTCAGGAAGGGCGTAAAGGGCTTAACGCGATCAATGTTAAGCTTGCCTGA
- a CDS encoding DUF1328 family protein → MLRWTVIFLIVAIIAGVLGFGGIAAGAAGIAKILFFVFLVLFVLSLISRGVGRS, encoded by the coding sequence ATGTTAAGATGGACCGTAATTTTTCTGATAGTTGCCATTATCGCCGGTGTATTGGGCTTTGGTGGAATTGCTGCCGGAGCAGCTGGAATCGCTAAAATTCTTTTCTTCGTATTCCTTGTACTATTTGTGTTGAGCTTAATCAGCCGTGGAGTCGGGCGATCCTGA
- the guaA gene encoding glutamine-hydrolyzing GMP synthase: MTEQILILDFGSQYTQLIARRVRELNVYCEIHPYNNFPDLTPNIKGVILSGSPCSVRDTDAPRIDLDQFRKIVPVLGVCYGAQLLAQELGGDVKPSQHREYGRARLVIDDTDSSLLAGLSESSQVWMSHGDTIVRAPNDFHVIASTESVKVAAFKIENELTYGIQFHPEVTHTTEGRKLMYNFVAKICGCKQDWTAESFVEQTIANLRKKLGNDKVVMALSGGVDSTVAATLVHQAIGANLYCIFVDNGLLRKDEFAEVLHSYQDMGLNIKGVDSKSHFYQSLNGLSEPEAKRKAIGKSFIDIFDQEAHLIEEVKWLGQGTIYPDVIESVSINGPSATIKSHHNVGGLPDFMKLKIVEPLNTLFKDEVRAVGRTLGIDEKILGRHPFPGPGLAIRILGEITPEKVAILQEVDAIFIGGLRKWNLYKDVWQAGAMLLPVQSVGVMGDERTYESVVALRAVTSIDGMTADWAHLPYDFLAEVSNDIINRVKGVNRVVYDISSKPPATIEWE, encoded by the coding sequence ATGACTGAACAAATTCTGATTTTAGATTTTGGTTCGCAATACACTCAGTTAATAGCACGTCGTGTTCGTGAGCTTAATGTTTATTGTGAAATCCATCCTTACAATAATTTCCCCGATCTCACTCCCAACATTAAAGGCGTAATTCTTTCCGGAAGCCCATGTTCCGTTCGGGATACCGACGCACCGCGAATAGATTTGGATCAGTTCCGTAAAATTGTGCCTGTTCTGGGCGTTTGTTACGGAGCGCAATTGCTGGCGCAGGAGCTGGGTGGCGATGTGAAACCTTCGCAGCACCGAGAATATGGCCGCGCCCGTCTGGTTATTGACGATACGGATTCCTCATTGCTGGCCGGATTATCGGAGTCTTCTCAGGTTTGGATGTCTCACGGCGATACCATTGTTCGCGCCCCGAACGACTTCCACGTGATCGCTTCGACGGAATCCGTGAAAGTGGCTGCATTCAAAATTGAAAATGAACTTACATACGGCATTCAGTTTCACCCCGAGGTTACGCATACGACCGAAGGTAGGAAGCTGATGTACAATTTCGTAGCCAAAATTTGTGGTTGCAAGCAGGATTGGACAGCGGAGTCTTTCGTAGAACAAACCATTGCAAACCTTCGTAAGAAGCTGGGCAATGATAAGGTAGTAATGGCGCTTTCGGGAGGTGTAGATTCTACGGTTGCTGCTACGCTGGTTCACCAGGCTATTGGCGCAAATCTTTATTGCATTTTCGTTGATAACGGTCTTTTGCGTAAGGATGAATTCGCGGAAGTGCTTCATTCTTACCAGGATATGGGTTTGAATATCAAAGGTGTTGATTCAAAATCACACTTTTACCAATCCCTAAACGGACTGTCGGAGCCCGAAGCAAAGCGGAAAGCAATTGGCAAATCCTTCATTGATATTTTTGATCAGGAAGCGCATTTGATTGAGGAAGTGAAATGGCTGGGTCAGGGAACGATCTATCCGGACGTGATTGAGTCGGTTTCTATCAACGGGCCGTCTGCAACGATCAAATCGCACCATAATGTGGGTGGTTTGCCGGATTTCATGAAATTGAAAATCGTTGAGCCGCTGAATACTTTGTTTAAAGATGAAGTAAGGGCTGTGGGCCGGACATTGGGCATTGATGAAAAAATATTAGGACGTCATCCGTTCCCGGGTCCAGGACTTGCCATTCGTATCTTAGGAGAAATCACTCCGGAGAAAGTGGCGATCTTGCAGGAAGTGGACGCTATTTTTATCGGCGGGCTCCGCAAATGGAATTTATATAAAGACGTCTGGCAGGCAGGCGCTATGCTTTTGCCGGTTCAAAGTGTGGGTGTGATGGGGGATGAGCGGACTTACGAAAGTGTGGTTGCTCTTCGTGCTGTGACCTCGATTGATGGAATGACAGCCGACTGGGCGCATTTGCCATATGATTTCCTTGCTGAGGTTTCCAATGACATTATCAATAGAGTAAAAGGTGTTAACCGCGTGGTTTACGACATTTCGTCGAAGCCGCCGGCAACCATTGAATGGGAATAG